From Sphingopyxis sp. USTB-05, the proteins below share one genomic window:
- a CDS encoding alpha/beta hydrolase, translated as MRSKSLLAALALVPLSGCSIAAVDYGKIRHADYVADPRCTAQPGAVVDGEALPYFFATSRLPDCRTPEIELLRHRGDHMRYGRFNAPREVIVGKKKKLLAPLAFQTSAEWWRALQAETDRKQGRVLLYIHGYRENFSTTSKDAAQIARMTGFDGPIIEYSWPSQGKILSYVVDETNMYHDVRNFRDFLKSLAEQTWVKEIVVVSHSLGARLVIPAISYVDRTSSSADSSNISNIILASPDIDRETFERDIEEEVLSARRVANNRRITVYTSRADKALAASRAIHGYPRLGSPYCFDPFEAAELKAKGLPERCYPVSRPGLTVIDTTDVSRGSTGHSNFLRSGVVCWDFIDVVANKRTRPERVATQWAHVFRLLPDPVIPKNGDDAICQRTPEVEEPQ; from the coding sequence ATGCGATCGAAATCCCTGCTCGCCGCACTCGCGCTTGTCCCGCTCAGCGGATGCAGCATCGCGGCGGTCGATTATGGCAAAATCCGCCACGCGGACTATGTCGCCGACCCGCGCTGCACCGCGCAGCCGGGCGCCGTAGTCGATGGCGAAGCCTTGCCCTATTTCTTCGCGACGAGCCGCCTCCCGGACTGCCGCACACCCGAGATCGAACTGCTCCGCCATCGCGGCGACCATATGCGCTACGGCCGCTTCAACGCCCCGCGCGAAGTGATTGTCGGCAAGAAGAAAAAGCTGCTCGCGCCGCTCGCCTTCCAGACCTCGGCCGAATGGTGGCGCGCGCTGCAGGCGGAGACCGACCGCAAGCAGGGGCGCGTCCTGCTCTATATCCACGGCTACCGCGAAAATTTCTCGACGACGTCCAAGGACGCGGCGCAGATCGCGCGCATGACGGGCTTTGACGGGCCGATCATCGAATATAGCTGGCCGTCGCAGGGCAAGATATTGAGTTACGTCGTCGACGAGACGAACATGTATCACGACGTCCGCAATTTCCGCGATTTCCTGAAGTCGCTCGCCGAACAGACATGGGTGAAGGAGATCGTCGTCGTCTCGCACTCGCTCGGCGCGCGATTGGTGATCCCGGCGATTTCCTATGTGGATCGCACATCGAGCAGCGCCGACAGCAGCAATATTTCGAACATCATCCTCGCCTCGCCCGATATCGACCGCGAGACATTCGAACGCGATATCGAGGAGGAGGTCCTGTCGGCGCGGCGCGTCGCCAATAACCGCCGGATCACCGTCTATACCTCACGCGCCGACAAGGCGCTCGCCGCGTCGCGTGCGATTCACGGCTATCCGCGACTTGGCTCACCCTATTGTTTCGATCCGTTCGAGGCGGCCGAGCTCAAGGCCAAGGGATTGCCCGAGCGCTGCTACCCCGTATCGCGCCCCGGCCTGACCGTAATCGACACGACCGATGTGTCGCGCGGATCGACCGGGCACAGCAATTTTCTGCGCAGCGGAGTGGTGTGCTGGGACTTCATCGACGTCGTCGCAAACAAGCGTACGCGGCCCGAACGGGTCGCGACTCAATGGGCGCATGTGTTCCGCCTGCTTCCCGATCCCGTGATACCCAAGAATGGCGACGACGCGATCTGTCAGCGGACGCCCGAGGTCGAAGAGCCGCAGTGA
- a CDS encoding DUF5694 domain-containing protein — translation MTAFTALLLTMAAPAAYTPPFDPRQLRDNVAGTPGELLVLGTPHLSELPDSFKPESLDPLLVRLAEWKPAIITIEGLSGTDCELLIRYKPLYPGAADYCWDPSSAQKIVGLDMVAATVEADRLLGAWPPNPTPADRRRLAALFLAGGERPSALVQWLRLSPSERRAGDGLDATLVAVLDKAITGRNENFLIGAALAARLGLERVYATDDHSADAVTASLDKDPGYGAALQRIWDNPAVKERIAADKAVAAKLDGAGVLALYRDYNDPATMRLAFDSDFGAALADTSPQKYGRRYTGWWETRNLRMVANIRAAMAVRPGERTLAIVGASHKGYFEAYLNMMHDVRLVDAATILK, via the coding sequence GTGACGGCTTTCACCGCCTTGCTGCTGACGATGGCCGCGCCCGCAGCTTACACACCGCCGTTCGACCCACGCCAGCTTAGGGATAATGTCGCGGGAACGCCGGGCGAACTGCTCGTGCTCGGCACGCCGCATCTGTCGGAACTGCCCGACAGCTTCAAACCCGAAAGCCTCGATCCGCTGCTGGTGCGCCTAGCTGAATGGAAGCCGGCGATCATCACGATCGAGGGGCTTTCGGGCACCGACTGCGAACTGCTGATCCGCTACAAGCCGCTCTATCCTGGCGCGGCGGATTATTGCTGGGACCCGAGCTCGGCGCAAAAGATCGTTGGGCTCGATATGGTGGCGGCGACGGTCGAGGCCGACAGGTTGCTCGGCGCCTGGCCCCCAAACCCGACGCCCGCCGATCGCCGCCGCCTCGCCGCGCTGTTTCTCGCGGGGGGCGAGCGGCCATCGGCGCTCGTCCAGTGGCTGCGGCTTTCGCCGAGCGAACGGCGCGCCGGCGACGGCCTCGACGCCACGCTTGTCGCGGTGCTCGACAAGGCAATCACCGGGCGTAACGAGAATTTCCTGATCGGCGCCGCGCTCGCGGCGCGGCTGGGGCTCGAACGCGTGTATGCGACCGACGATCATAGCGCCGACGCCGTCACTGCCTCGCTCGACAAGGATCCGGGTTATGGCGCGGCGCTCCAGCGGATCTGGGACAATCCGGCGGTGAAGGAGCGGATCGCCGCCGACAAGGCGGTCGCGGCAAAATTGGACGGCGCCGGCGTGCTTGCGCTCTATCGCGACTATAACGACCCTGCGACGATGCGGCTGGCGTTCGATAGCGATTTTGGCGCCGCGCTGGCCGATACCAGTCCCCAGAAATATGGACGCCGTTACACCGGCTGGTGGGAGACGCGAAATTTGCGCATGGTCGCGAACATCCGCGCCGCGATGGCGGTTCGGCCCGGAGAGCGCACGCTCGCGATCGTCGGCGCATCGCACAAGGGCTATTTCGAAGCCTATCTCAATATGATGCACGACGTCCGGCTGGTGGACGCCGCGACCATATTGAAATGA
- the cobS gene encoding cobaltochelatase subunit CobS codes for MTDIPNSLPDHHGSTLLAAPDVEVDAREVFGVDIDMKVPAFSEADERVPDLDPAYVFDGDTTLAILAGFKYNRRVMVQGYHGTGKSTHIEQVAARLKWPCIRVNLDAHISRIDLVGRDAIVLRDGQQVTEFREGLLPWALQTPTALVFDEYDAGRPDVMFVIQRVLETEGKLTLLDQNRVIRPNPHFRLFSTANTVGLGDTSGLYHGTQQINQGQMDRWNIVVTLNYLPAATESAIILAKVPNTDETTVANMVKVADLTRQGFINGDISTVMSPRTVISWAQNTAIFNNIGFAFRLSFLNKCDEAERMIVAEYYQRVFGEDLPESVVAR; via the coding sequence ATGACCGATATCCCGAACAGCCTTCCCGACCACCATGGCTCGACGCTGCTTGCGGCGCCCGATGTCGAGGTCGATGCACGCGAGGTTTTCGGCGTCGATATCGACATGAAAGTGCCGGCGTTCAGCGAAGCGGACGAGCGCGTTCCGGACCTCGACCCCGCCTATGTCTTTGACGGCGACACGACACTCGCGATCCTTGCGGGCTTCAAATACAACCGCCGCGTGATGGTGCAGGGCTATCACGGAACCGGCAAATCGACGCATATCGAACAGGTGGCAGCGCGCCTCAAATGGCCGTGTATCCGCGTCAACCTCGACGCGCATATCAGCCGCATCGACCTTGTCGGCCGCGACGCGATCGTGCTGCGCGACGGGCAGCAGGTCACCGAATTCCGCGAAGGCCTGCTCCCCTGGGCGCTGCAGACCCCGACCGCGCTGGTGTTCGACGAATATGATGCCGGCCGCCCCGACGTGATGTTCGTGATCCAGCGCGTGCTGGAAACCGAAGGCAAGCTGACCCTGCTCGACCAGAATCGCGTAATCCGTCCGAACCCGCATTTCCGCCTGTTCTCGACCGCGAACACTGTCGGCCTCGGCGACACGAGCGGGCTGTATCATGGCACGCAGCAGATCAACCAGGGCCAGATGGACCGCTGGAACATCGTCGTCACGCTGAACTATCTGCCGGCCGCTACCGAAAGTGCGATCATCCTCGCCAAGGTTCCGAACACCGACGAGACGACCGTCGCCAATATGGTGAAGGTTGCGGATCTGACGCGCCAGGGCTTCATCAACGGCGATATCTCGACCGTCATGTCGCCGCGTACGGTGATCAGCTGGGCGCAGAATACCGCGATCTTCAACAATATCGGCTTCGCCTTCCGCCTGAGCTTCCTCAACAAATGCGATGAGGCCGAGCGGATGATCGTCGCCGAATATTATCAGCGCGTCTTCGGCGAAGACCTGCCCGAAAGCGTCGTCGCCCGCTAA
- a CDS encoding ester cyclase → MTDLNEARIEVVRRHMALEITHDWDGVLATFDHPRYELMGPGTIFDGEAAVRSYFATSREPFPDQANEVIAIAADEGTSTVLVEFWLTGTHLGPLKLGVRTIEPTGKAFRIRMAASFEFASGSDKIVCERPYYDQSAVMKALGLL, encoded by the coding sequence ATGACCGACCTGAACGAAGCACGGATCGAAGTGGTGCGCCGCCATATGGCGCTGGAGATCACGCATGATTGGGACGGCGTCCTCGCGACCTTCGACCATCCACGCTATGAATTAATGGGTCCCGGCACGATCTTCGATGGCGAAGCGGCAGTGCGATCCTATTTCGCTACATCGCGCGAACCCTTCCCCGATCAGGCAAACGAGGTCATCGCGATCGCTGCCGACGAGGGCACGAGCACAGTGCTCGTCGAATTCTGGCTGACCGGCACGCATCTCGGCCCGCTGAAGCTCGGCGTGCGCACGATCGAGCCCACGGGCAAGGCATTCCGCATTCGCATGGCCGCAAGTTTCGAATTCGCCTCCGGCAGCGACAAGATCGTCTGCGAACGTCCCTATTATGACCAGTCGGCGGTGATGAAGGCGCTCGGCCTCCTCTGA
- a CDS encoding J domain-containing protein, with amino-acid sequence MPSSARPTRFHGRVPRQERCAAPGCREAGEFRAPVSSHRSPDGPPPYRWLCLDHVREFNAGYNFFEGMSADQIMAAQSPTAGWETESRAFRPAGSADLPPRWADFKDPMDALGARFRQRMDEARREARNPGLSREEHDAMQLMALPADADRAALRRRYSELVRKYHPDRNGGDRSFEARLGAVVEAYQLLRKSKAFA; translated from the coding sequence GTGCCGTCTTCCGCTCGCCCCACCCGTTTTCATGGCCGCGTTCCGCGCCAAGAGCGCTGCGCCGCCCCAGGATGCCGTGAGGCGGGGGAGTTTCGCGCGCCCGTATCGTCGCACCGCTCGCCCGACGGGCCGCCGCCCTATCGCTGGCTGTGCCTCGACCATGTGCGCGAATTCAACGCGGGCTATAATTTCTTCGAAGGCATGAGCGCCGACCAGATCATGGCGGCGCAGTCGCCGACCGCCGGCTGGGAAACCGAAAGCCGCGCCTTTCGCCCCGCCGGCAGCGCCGACCTGCCGCCGCGCTGGGCCGACTTCAAAGACCCGATGGACGCGCTCGGCGCTCGCTTTCGCCAGCGAATGGACGAGGCGCGGCGCGAGGCCCGAAATCCGGGCCTGTCACGCGAAGAACATGACGCGATGCAATTGATGGCCCTGCCCGCCGACGCCGACCGTGCAGCCCTGCGGCGGCGCTATAGCGAGCTTGTCCGCAAATATCATCCCGACCGAAATGGCGGCGATCGCAGTTTCGAAGCGCGGCTGGGTGCGGTAGTCGAAGCCTATCAGTTGCTGAGAAAGAGCAAGGCTTTCGCATAG
- a CDS encoding BolA family transcriptional regulator, with protein sequence MESLLGAAFPDANFILSNDSASHHGHMGDDGSGESHFSLTIEWAGFAGQNRVARQRAVNKALGDLPGQRVHALAIRATAPGE encoded by the coding sequence ATGGAAAGCCTGCTTGGCGCAGCCTTTCCCGACGCAAATTTCATCCTCAGCAACGACAGCGCCAGCCATCACGGCCATATGGGCGACGACGGCAGCGGCGAATCGCATTTCAGCCTGACGATCGAGTGGGCGGGCTTCGCGGGGCAAAACCGCGTTGCGCGCCAACGTGCGGTGAACAAGGCGCTCGGCGACCTGCCGGGCCAGCGCGTCCACGCGCTCGCGATCAGGGCGACCGCACCGGGAGAATGA
- a CDS encoding cupin domain-containing protein encodes MVGKVNLADAFAKIPDAWNPRVAGDINDFQVKLVKLDGKFDWHHHTQEDELFLVVAGRMKMAFRDHEVIVEPGEFIIVPHGIEHCPEALDGECHVVLLEPGTTRNTGNVDTEKTRKTLERLD; translated from the coding sequence ATGGTGGGCAAGGTCAATCTGGCGGATGCCTTTGCGAAAATTCCCGACGCGTGGAACCCGCGCGTCGCCGGCGACATCAATGATTTTCAGGTCAAGCTGGTCAAGCTCGACGGCAAGTTCGACTGGCACCATCACACGCAAGAGGACGAACTCTTCCTCGTCGTCGCCGGCCGGATGAAGATGGCGTTTCGCGACCATGAGGTGATCGTCGAGCCCGGCGAGTTCATCATCGTCCCGCACGGCATCGAACATTGCCCGGAGGCGCTGGACGGCGAATGTCATGTCGTCCTGCTCGAACCCGGCACGACGCGCAACACCGGCAATGTCGATACCGAAAAGACCCGAAAGACGCTGGAAAGGCTCGACTGA
- a CDS encoding pirin family protein — MFTVITPSTHDIGAFDVRRTLPNKARTMVGPFIFVDQFGPAHFDIGQGMDVRPHPHINLSTLTYLFEGAIDHRDSLGTYATIRPGACNLMTAGRGIVHSERTPLAERASGSGISGMQTWLALPDGKEEIDPAFEHVPADKLPLVEDGSVSARVIMGSLWGVTAPTTQHSATIYADILMNAGASLPIDAEADERAVLVAIGDASLDGERLERYSLYILKPGQAMTLRAETDARVMLLGGEAFKTPRHVWWNFVSSSRDRINEAKAEWKDRKFPLVPGDSEEFIPIPEVPKTVSYP; from the coding sequence ATGTTTACCGTCATCACCCCCTCGACCCACGATATCGGCGCCTTTGACGTGCGCCGTACCTTGCCGAACAAGGCGCGGACGATGGTCGGCCCCTTCATTTTCGTCGACCAGTTCGGCCCCGCGCATTTCGATATCGGGCAGGGGATGGACGTGCGCCCGCATCCGCATATCAACCTGTCGACTTTGACCTATCTGTTCGAGGGCGCGATCGATCATCGCGACAGCCTGGGCACTTACGCCACAATCCGTCCGGGTGCGTGCAACCTGATGACTGCCGGGCGCGGCATCGTCCATTCGGAGCGGACGCCGCTGGCCGAACGCGCGAGCGGTTCGGGGATTTCGGGTATGCAGACCTGGCTCGCGCTTCCCGACGGCAAGGAAGAGATCGACCCGGCATTCGAACATGTGCCCGCCGACAAATTGCCGCTGGTCGAGGATGGCAGCGTGTCGGCGCGTGTCATCATGGGCAGCCTGTGGGGCGTCACGGCGCCGACGACGCAGCATAGCGCCACCATCTATGCCGACATATTGATGAACGCGGGCGCGAGCCTGCCGATCGATGCGGAGGCCGACGAACGCGCCGTGCTCGTCGCGATCGGCGACGCGAGCCTCGATGGCGAGCGGCTCGAACGCTACAGCCTTTATATCCTCAAGCCCGGTCAGGCGATGACGCTCCGCGCCGAAACCGACGCGCGCGTGATGCTGCTCGGCGGGGAGGCATTCAAAACGCCGCGCCACGTCTGGTGGAATTTCGTCAGCTCGTCGCGCGACCGGATCAACGAGGCGAAAGCGGAGTGGAAGGATCGCAAATTCCCGCTGGTCCCTGGCGACAGCGAGGAATTCATCCCGATCCCCGAAGTACCGAAGACGGTGAGCTATCCTTAG
- a CDS encoding alpha/beta fold hydrolase, whose product MIGDFEQQRVMLSTGVELDVVDMGPKDAPALIFLHGFPESHRTWRHQLPHFADRFRCIAPDQRGYRGSSKPQDVESYTPDKLIADIFALADALGVDNFTVVGHDWGGAIAWGVALGGQPGGLHPAWAGRVTRAVIANAPHPGIFQRLLLTNEGQRAASQYIRTFRDSASDAIIEDHGIAGILAHAFEGRVPSGGVQPPDEIARLLKDWEDRDACRAMINWYRGSPAIVPAMNEPYAEPPAAPFPKLNIPTLVIWALDDVALPPCNLDGIEELVPDVTIVEVPDCGHFVPWDAPDAVNHAMDEFLAAK is encoded by the coding sequence ATGATCGGCGATTTCGAGCAGCAGCGGGTGATGCTTTCGACCGGGGTCGAACTCGACGTCGTCGATATGGGCCCGAAAGATGCTCCGGCGCTGATCTTTCTCCATGGCTTTCCCGAATCGCATCGCACCTGGCGCCACCAACTGCCGCACTTCGCGGACCGCTTTCGCTGCATCGCGCCCGACCAGCGCGGCTATCGCGGGTCGTCGAAGCCACAGGACGTCGAATCCTACACCCCCGACAAGCTGATCGCCGATATTTTCGCGCTCGCTGATGCGCTTGGCGTCGATAATTTCACCGTCGTCGGTCACGACTGGGGCGGCGCGATCGCATGGGGTGTTGCATTGGGCGGCCAGCCGGGCGGGCTGCATCCGGCATGGGCGGGGCGCGTCACGCGCGCGGTCATCGCCAACGCGCCGCACCCCGGGATATTTCAGCGACTTCTCCTGACGAACGAGGGTCAGCGCGCCGCGAGCCAATATATTCGCACCTTCCGCGATTCCGCGAGCGATGCGATCATCGAGGACCATGGCATCGCCGGAATCCTGGCCCATGCTTTCGAAGGACGCGTGCCGAGCGGCGGGGTTCAGCCCCCTGACGAGATTGCCCGCCTGCTCAAGGATTGGGAGGACCGCGACGCGTGCCGCGCGATGATCAACTGGTATCGCGGTTCGCCGGCCATCGTTCCCGCAATGAATGAACCTTATGCCGAACCACCCGCGGCGCCGTTCCCGAAACTCAACATTCCCACACTCGTCATCTGGGCACTCGACGATGTCGCGCTGCCGCCGTGCAATCTTGACGGCATCGAAGAGCTTGTTCCCGATGTGACGATCGTCGAAGTTCCGGACTGCGGACATTTCGTGCCATGGGACGCGCCTGATGCGGTCAACCATGCGATGGATGAATTTCTCGCTGCCAAATAA
- a CDS encoding AraC family transcriptional regulator, whose amino-acid sequence MGELRVAAIVDRIDGPSNWTIVRDVHVLILYEAGSYHWLETWQGDRRTSLGDPLPGEMWLIPAGQTYRASAKGGAVRMVEVEIPTSRLTIAPETRALAAHHDLALAALVRALLAGDALAGDALTAILARTVENMAGRAETPAIAQRINDLMAFIQTQLEVPLTVEDMAAEAGMSVNSLIVHFARATGRTPAQYVLRQRLRHACWFLMNRPLSIAEIAFATGFSSHAHLCAIFRRKIGMSPGEWRRRHRSYIVEAEGEA is encoded by the coding sequence GTGGGAGAACTCAGGGTCGCCGCGATCGTTGACCGGATCGATGGCCCGTCGAACTGGACGATCGTACGCGATGTCCATGTGCTGATCCTGTATGAGGCAGGGAGCTATCACTGGCTCGAAACCTGGCAGGGTGATCGGCGGACCTCGCTCGGCGATCCGCTGCCCGGCGAAATGTGGTTGATCCCCGCGGGCCAGACCTATCGCGCGTCGGCAAAGGGCGGCGCGGTCCGTATGGTCGAAGTCGAAATTCCGACCTCGCGGCTGACCATAGCGCCCGAAACGCGGGCGCTGGCCGCTCATCATGACCTTGCGCTCGCCGCGTTGGTCCGCGCGCTGTTGGCGGGCGATGCCTTGGCGGGCGATGCGCTGACCGCGATCCTTGCGAGGACCGTCGAGAATATGGCCGGTCGTGCCGAGACGCCCGCGATTGCCCAGCGCATCAACGATCTGATGGCCTTCATCCAGACACAGCTCGAAGTGCCGTTGACCGTCGAGGATATGGCAGCCGAGGCCGGCATGTCGGTGAACAGCCTGATCGTCCATTTCGCGCGCGCGACCGGGCGGACCCCCGCGCAATATGTGCTGCGGCAGCGGCTTCGTCACGCCTGCTGGTTCCTGATGAACCGTCCGCTCTCGATCGCCGAAATAGCCTTCGCGACCGGATTTTCGAGCCATGCGCATCTCTGCGCGATCTTCCGCCGCAAGATTGGCATGTCGCCGGGCGAGTGGCGCCGCCGGCATCGATCCTATATCGTCGAAGCGGAGGGGGAGGCGTAA
- a CDS encoding serine hydrolase gives MITKKRLLASAALAMLGVWSLTQAAGQGNMAPASPAPKFGASLDGVAAVETPRALPALPAASRAHADALFADVDDVGQTRALLILRDGEPIYERYAAGFGPESKLISWSMAKSITAVLTGFLVADGQLSLDGPAPVAAWQRSGDPRGAITLRNLLHMSSGLEHVESGDPVWQGDTVAMLFGGGAGDMAGFAEAKPAAAQPDEVFNYSSATSVILSDIIADTLTPSRNPDARRDAMRDFIGGRLIEPLGMTSLTPEFDARGTMIGGSIMHATARDYARFGEFLRNGGVVDGQRLLPETWIKFMLTPSANDAGYGGHIWLNRKRPAGVTPALWPDRGPNDLFACIGHQGQYIIVSPSQRLTIVRLGITTDDQFPALRRHLADLTAAL, from the coding sequence ATGATCACGAAAAAACGGCTGCTGGCAAGTGCTGCCCTCGCGATGCTCGGCGTCTGGTCGCTGACGCAGGCGGCAGGGCAGGGGAATATGGCGCCCGCCTCGCCTGCACCGAAGTTCGGAGCATCGCTTGACGGCGTGGCGGCGGTAGAGACGCCGCGGGCCCTGCCTGCGCTGCCCGCCGCCAGCCGCGCGCATGCCGATGCGCTGTTCGCCGATGTCGACGACGTCGGTCAGACGCGCGCGCTTCTGATACTCCGCGACGGGGAGCCGATCTATGAGCGTTACGCCGCGGGTTTCGGTCCCGAATCGAAGCTGATCAGTTGGTCGATGGCAAAAAGCATCACCGCGGTGCTTACCGGTTTTCTCGTCGCCGATGGGCAATTGTCGCTCGACGGCCCGGCGCCGGTCGCGGCCTGGCAACGTAGCGGAGACCCGCGCGGCGCGATTACGCTTCGAAACCTGCTCCATATGTCGTCGGGGTTGGAGCATGTCGAAAGTGGCGATCCGGTTTGGCAGGGCGACACCGTCGCGATGCTGTTCGGCGGCGGTGCGGGCGACATGGCGGGCTTCGCCGAAGCGAAACCTGCGGCGGCACAGCCCGACGAGGTCTTCAACTATAGTTCGGCGACCAGCGTCATCCTGTCGGACATAATCGCCGATACGCTGACCCCGTCGCGGAACCCCGATGCGCGCCGCGATGCGATGCGCGATTTCATCGGCGGCCGGCTGATCGAGCCGCTCGGCATGACCAGCCTGACGCCCGAGTTCGACGCGCGCGGAACGATGATCGGCGGATCGATCATGCACGCGACCGCGCGCGACTATGCAAGGTTCGGCGAATTCCTGCGCAATGGCGGCGTCGTGGACGGCCAGCGGCTGTTGCCCGAAACCTGGATAAAATTCATGCTCACGCCCTCGGCGAACGATGCGGGTTATGGCGGCCATATCTGGCTCAACCGCAAGCGGCCCGCGGGCGTGACGCCGGCGTTATGGCCCGATCGCGGCCCGAACGACCTGTTCGCGTGCATCGGGCATCAGGGGCAATATATCATCGTCTCGCCGTCGCAGCGGCTGACCATCGTGCGGCTGGGCATCACGACCGATGACCAGTTCCCCGCGCTGCGTCGGCATCTGGCGGATCTGACGGCGGCGCTTTGA
- a CDS encoding PhzF family phenazine biosynthesis protein, with translation MSAARRLPITQVDAFADRPFTGNPAAVMPLEEWLDDATLQAIAAENNLAETAFLVPDESNEADYELRWFTPTIEVALCGHATLASGHVLLSAAQWRNDMHFRTRKAGRLTVARNGDDGGYRMKLPAYRPEAKPMPDIVRTMGGNVVETLWHDGGYALIVYHSAEEVRALTPDLAALSKGDILYIATAPGGGDVSDADVVSRAFAPGAGIPEDPVTGSAHSVLTPYWTTRLGRDHFAAYQASARGGHVGCRLDGDMVELTGTCVTTVVGDFLL, from the coding sequence ATGAGCGCTGCACGCCGCCTTCCGATCACGCAGGTCGACGCCTTTGCCGACCGTCCCTTTACCGGCAATCCCGCTGCGGTCATGCCGCTCGAGGAATGGCTAGACGATGCGACGCTGCAGGCCATCGCGGCCGAGAACAACCTCGCCGAAACCGCCTTCCTCGTTCCCGACGAGAGCAACGAAGCCGATTATGAACTGCGCTGGTTCACCCCGACAATCGAAGTCGCCCTGTGCGGCCATGCGACGCTCGCGAGCGGGCACGTCCTCTTGTCGGCGGCGCAGTGGCGGAACGACATGCATTTTCGCACGCGCAAGGCCGGCCGCCTGACCGTCGCGCGCAACGGCGACGACGGGGGTTACCGGATGAAACTGCCCGCCTATCGCCCGGAGGCGAAACCGATGCCCGACATCGTGCGCACGATGGGCGGCAATGTGGTCGAAACGCTGTGGCATGACGGCGGCTATGCGCTGATCGTCTATCACAGCGCCGAAGAGGTTCGCGCGCTGACCCCCGATCTTGCGGCGCTGAGCAAGGGCGACATCCTCTATATCGCGACCGCGCCGGGCGGCGGCGATGTGTCGGACGCCGACGTCGTCAGCCGCGCCTTTGCACCTGGCGCGGGCATTCCGGAGGATCCGGTGACGGGATCGGCACACAGCGTGCTGACGCCCTATTGGACGACGCGCCTCGGCCGCGACCATTTCGCCGCCTATCAAGCGAGCGCGCGTGGGGGCCATGTCGGCTGCCGCCTCGACGGCGACATGGTCGAGCTGACGGGCACCTGCGTCACGACGGTGGTTGGCGACTTTTTGCTGTAA
- the pdxH gene encoding pyridoxamine 5'-phosphate oxidase translates to MSDDPFALFDSWFSEARASEPNDANAMALATTTPDGHPSLRMVLLKGHGPDGFIFYTNLDSRKGGELAANQHVALLFHWKSLRRQIRIEGAVTPVDDAIADAYFATRSRDSQLGAWASDQSRPLDSRETFEARFEEMQARFEGQDVPRPPRWSGWRVNPSAIEFWQDRAHRLHERTQFRRAGEGWTKGLLYP, encoded by the coding sequence ATGAGCGACGATCCCTTTGCCCTGTTCGATAGCTGGTTCTCCGAAGCGCGCGCCAGCGAACCCAATGACGCCAATGCGATGGCACTCGCGACGACGACGCCCGACGGACATCCGTCGCTTCGCATGGTCTTGCTGAAGGGGCATGGTCCCGACGGCTTCATATTTTACACCAATCTCGACAGCCGCAAGGGCGGCGAGCTGGCGGCGAACCAGCATGTCGCGCTGCTCTTTCACTGGAAATCGCTGCGCCGGCAGATTCGTATCGAAGGTGCGGTGACGCCCGTCGACGACGCGATCGCCGACGCTTATTTCGCAACGCGCAGCCGCGACAGCCAGCTTGGCGCGTGGGCGAGCGACCAGTCGCGACCGCTGGATAGCCGCGAGACGTTCGAGGCGCGCTTCGAAGAAATGCAGGCGCGGTTCGAGGGGCAGGACGTGCCGCGTCCGCCGCGCTGGTCGGGCTGGCGCGTTAATCCTTCGGCTATCGAGTTCTGGCAGGATCGCGCACACCGCCTGCACGAGCGCACGCAGTTCCGGCGCGCCGGAGAGGGCTGGACGAAAGGATTGCTGTATCCATGA